In Caldisericum sp., a single genomic region encodes these proteins:
- a CDS encoding amino acid ABC transporter ATP-binding protein yields the protein MIKTVNLTKRFGNVKVFENVNFEVRKGEKVVIVGPSGAGKSTFLRCLNALELPSSGEIYYEGTLITQKTNLNKLREEIGMVFQHFNLFPHLTALQNVMLGPVVVKKMDKNLARDIAIDYLKKVGLGHRLNHYPKELSGGEKQRVAIARALAMQPKLMLFDEPTSALDIEMIQEVLDVMKEIAENGMTMVVVTHEISFAKEVADRVVFMADGRIVEEGHPTEFFENPQTERARRFLKSVLSVYSV from the coding sequence GTGATTAAGACGGTAAATTTGACAAAGAGATTTGGAAATGTAAAGGTTTTTGAGAATGTGAATTTCGAAGTGAGAAAAGGTGAAAAGGTCGTAATTGTAGGGCCCTCAGGAGCAGGCAAAAGCACATTCCTAAGATGCCTTAACGCACTCGAACTGCCTTCTTCTGGCGAAATCTACTATGAAGGAACCCTTATTACCCAAAAGACGAACTTAAACAAACTGAGAGAGGAAATAGGAATGGTTTTCCAGCACTTTAACCTCTTCCCGCACCTTACTGCCCTTCAAAATGTTATGCTTGGGCCGGTTGTAGTAAAGAAGATGGATAAGAATCTTGCAAGAGACATCGCTATAGATTATCTTAAAAAAGTTGGGCTTGGTCATAGGCTCAACCACTATCCAAAGGAACTTTCAGGTGGAGAAAAACAGCGCGTTGCAATAGCAAGGGCACTTGCGATGCAGCCAAAATTGATGCTCTTCGATGAACCAACCTCTGCGCTTGACATCGAAATGATACAGGAAGTACTGGATGTTATGAAAGAGATTGCAGAAAACGGAATGACTATGGTTGTTGTTACCCACGAAATCAGTTTTGCAAAAGAGGTTGCAGACAGAGTTGTTTTTATGGCAGATGGACGAATAGTTGAAGAAGGGCACCCAACTGAATTTTTTGAAAATCCTCAAACTGAAAGAGCAAGAAGATTCCTTAAGAGCGTGCTGAGCGTATATTCTGTTTAA